Within Aspergillus oryzae RIB40 DNA, chromosome 2, the genomic segment TTTGATGCCATTGGGGACATGGACGTATTCTCGCGTGACATTCCGTGTCTTGTGGTCTAGACTGCTATGCTAAGGACATTATGGCTTGGCTTCCGTTTCCAAGACACGAGCCAATGACAGCTGGAGCTATtactaaaagaaaaagaaatgtgACAATGTGTGGTAAAGCCCAATGTAGCTTATCCGGCTAAGGGTCAAGGAAAATATTCAGTATAAGAGATAGCATATCGAGCCACCCGAGGCCAGCAGAGTAATTATACAGCAGTAGTGAGTGAGGAGCTGTAGGGTATCATGGTGTAATCAATGCAATATGCGATTTTCGAGGCGCGGCCCGGCACAATGTAGGGATAGTTGGTGCTATAGCATAACACGGCATGGAGCGTAACTATGTACTGGGCACAGCCCGGGAAGGTACTTCAGTTCATTATAGATAATATATGCCAGTTTGAATTGTCCGTGTCGAGCCCGCCGGTAGCGACCAGAGAGGACATAAGGGAGGTTatcggcttcttctccaagggGATCGCCTTCTGCCTCGGCTCGAACTCGCCTCAGTGTTACTATGTCCTGGACTGCTGTAAAGAAGACGGTCACTAGAGAGCGCATGAGGAGGGCACGAGATAGGCCTGACAACAGTGGCAAAGTGACCAGAAGATTTGTCGTTGGTAGATCGTAGGCATTGATCGGTATCGGCAGGGTGTTCCAGGTCATTGATTCGAAAGGGATAGTCGTCGGTGGAGTGGTGCAGCGTTGAGATATGGTTGAGATGCAGCGGGCTCTGAACTAAATTAACCAATTTATTCAGAATGGCAAATTCCATCTTCAGCTTAATACTTGTCGCCATGGAGCCGTAGCCATGTTTGATTGCATCATGATCGGTATGATCCAGGACCACAAGGCAGACAGTCGAGGCGAGCACAAAAGCATTCATGACTATTAATTCGCTTTTCACTCGGCAGCCCTCCTGGCCTTTGGCATCCAGAATAGGCTTGAGGTTTCGGAATGCTACCCAAAGATAGATGCCTGATAGGACCAATTCGCGCGCACACGAACAGGCTATAACAAAGTGCTCATATTTGCGGGAGAATGACTCCAAGGCGGGTCTTGTGGTAAATTCGATAAACGCCCTAACGAGGTATAGAATAGTTAGAGGGAGGTGTAGGGTACAGGTGGTAAAGATGATAAAACACAGGACATGTTCTGGTGTCTTGTCCATGGTAACAAGGTGAAGACGAGCGTAGAGAACCGTAGCGCTGCCTGTGACCATGACGAGGAACCCTAAACTATAGGCGATTTTTATCAAGGCTGAAGGCCCCATGTCCGCTAACGAAAGCACCACAGCTGTGACGAATATGATGATCCCCATTGCGGTCACTAAGAGGCTCCAGAAATAGCAGCCATTGTAGCgtctgaagaagctgaataTCCAGTAGAACAGCTCCACGGAGTTGTAGGCGGCAATAGCCAGGAGGGGAATGGCAGCCAGAGAAGTTTCACGGTCAAAGACCGGAGGCTCTGTCACCGCAGACATTTCACCTCGAAGTGTCAGGCATTGAGATCAGTGAATTATCTCAAGTCTCATtaaaaaggcaaagaaggagtGATCAAATCAAGATTGAGTGCAGACCTGCAGGTAAAAGAATAACAAGAAAAGCCTGCAGTATAGGGCAAGACAAAGAGGCTCTGATTGTGACAGACAAAGTTTTACTTGGCCAATTTAGGGCCGGACCCCGAAGACCCTCAGCTGCATGGCGATCGGACACCATAGCAATTGTTCGCCTCCACAAAGCAACACGGTCTGAGCCTATTTGCAATGGTTccctgtactccgtaccccTCAGGACATCCCGTGCCCCGTTCTCTGACCTAAAAGAGTATCCCGAGCGAAGCGCCGGTAAATGATCCTTTCCTGTGAGAAACTTAGAACTCAGCATAGGCTGCCTAAAGCTATTCAAAAGCTCTACCGAGGCAAAAGTACCATCCCCGAACGCCCTCAAACGTTACCAGTCACACAGTCCCCGTTTATGTACTACATAGCTCTAGTCGGTATGCATCATATTCCAAATAGCTCATGGATTGGCACCTAGCAACTGCTTTGAAGGAATGAGTATATGAGCTAATGCATGCAGGACTAAGCCAACAGCCTTTTTAACCCTAGCGAATCTTGCATACATGTGTTGGGTTAATTAGAGGCTCCTCGGAGAGTCACCCTGGCTGGAACAAGCTCACAGATAGATCATGCAGGGTCCATCTCGTACAGCTCCTCCCTTGACAAAATACCCACTAGGCCCAGCCGCCAATAAGCCTCAGCTAGCAACATCGACAACAAAGAGAACGGAGCTAGTGCAGGTTGGGGACTGTCATATAGGTCATATTTTGGCTTTTAGCCGTTGGGTATGTGGCGTTTCGTAGTCCCCGACGGCGTGCCGGAAGCTGCATCCGCCATTAACCCTCATCGCTGATCAGACAAAGACAAGTGGAAATTAAGTTTGACAGCTCGACCATCGGGTTTCTTCGGACACGATGGAGGGTCGATTAGGTCACCGAGCATTATTCCAAATTCAAAACCAAGGCATATGCAGGTGAGTTGATTGTCATTTTATGACGGACAGCACGGGGGTGTTGAATGTTGATCCTTTTCATTCGCCACCTCTTTTAGATCCTAGGTGTTATATAACCCATACCAAGATGAGTAGGTACTGTACCTCTGTTTCCCGAGGCTTGGACCCACTGTGGAGCTTGCCTTGGTCGTGCACTTCAGATGATGGGCTGCCCGGTGAGATTCGATCCAGCTGCCTCTACTACCTCATTGTCTAACGAGTTCTATATTTGAGATATTGGCCAGTGCTGCCCAACCTTGGCCTGTTCTCGTTAGCATTGCACTGTGAAAGGAATTGTGCTATCCCAGCAGAATAGCTCAGCTACCCCTGACAGGACCCGCGTGGCAAAGAGGAAAACTTCTGGTTGGCTCACAATTACTCCCCGGGAAGTGGCTCCTGACTTTCGCTACTTATTCTCCCCAATTCAGCGTCACTCTATGTGGAACTGTCAGAATTCTTGATTCTCATCCAAAACGCGTATGTGATCTTCTCATGGAACTCCGCGTCTTGAGGGTCTGGACCCCTTCTCTGCCACGAGAGACGATGCCGTCTTCTCAGTGTTTGACTTTCTATAGTAAATACACAAAGGAGGGTTCCTGAAATTACTCGGGTAAGAAAGCTTGCTACTGATGTCTCAAACTAGTGGCTACTGAGCGAAAATTTGACACTGGGCTAATTTGAGGTTTATGTATGGCAAACGAGGTGATGTGAGACGAGTACAATTTGGCTAGCATTTGATCAATGACAACAGTGACATATCGGAACGCCTGTCAGAACTAGCAACATAGTGAACTATCAACAGTTTAACGTGTGATAGTAGCAATGTACCGTTCAAGCTAAGGAGTAGCTGGTACATACATGGAGGCTCGATGACCAATTTGTATTCTTGAACCAAGCATTCGGTCGGTAGTAGACAGACCTGAATATGGCCAATTGCCTCCTGTGCCCAACGAAAAGTCTACTCAGCCGGAGGGAGAGCCCGGCGACCCAGCTGCGATCCGTGTGCTTTGCCCCATGTCCACTCACTAATGGCACTGACATATGTGCCATTTTGAAAGTACAGACGCAGCTCAGGCCCTTCCCAGCTAATGATCGCAATTTCCGAGCCCTGAATGACTGGTGTAATGGTTCTCTTGTCATGGTATCCTTGGCCATGATCCCAACACACTTGCCAAATTGTGTTGTCAGAGTTGACAAAATAGATCCGCATGTAAATGCTACTTTTACCGGGGTTAAAGTTCGTGGCTGCGATTGCACAGCGAGGAGGAGCCTTGTCAAAGATGGTAGTCAGTTCCTTATACCATCCGGTATGGGGATCATATGCTCGCTGGACAAGCTTCAAATTGTCGGTTTGGAACCAGACCCTA encodes:
- a CDS encoding uncharacterized protein (predicted protein), with the translated sequence MSAVTEPPVFDRETSLAAIPLLAIAAYNSVELFYWIFSFFRRYNGCYFWSLLVTAMGIIIFVTAVVLSLADMGPSALIKIAYSLGFLVMVTGSATVLYARLHLVTMDKTPEHVLCFIIFTTCTLHLPLTILYLVRAFIEFTTRPALESFSRKYEHFVIACSCARELVLSGIYLWVAFRNLKPILDAKGQEGCRVKSELIVMNAFVLASTVCLVVLDHTDHDAIKHGYGSMATSIKLKMEFAILNKLFRARCISTISQRCTTPPTTIPFESMTWNTLPIPINAYDLPTTNLLVTLPLLSGLSRALLMRSLVTVFFTAVQDIVTLRRVRAEAEGDPLGEEADNLPYVLSGRYRRARHGQFKLAYIIYNELKYLPGLCPVHSYAPCRVML